Within the Candidatus Binatia bacterium genome, the region TCGACGAAGCGGCCATGATAACTGGGCCGTTCCTGTGTCCACATGGCCAGGATTGCCTGCAGATACTCAATAGTGCGGGCACCTTTCGATGTGAACGGGATTCCGAGCGCGTCGAATTCCGGCTTGAGATAGCCGATGCCAATCCCGAAGATCAGCCGGCCACGCGATGCTACATCGACGCTGGCCAACTCCTTGGCCAAAACCAGCGGGTTGCGCTGCGGTAAAATGATGATGCCGGTGCCGAGTCGGATCGTCTTCGTTGCGGTGGCGATGATGGCGAGGGCGACGGCGGGATCCAGGAACGGAGTCTCCGGCGGAACGGGGGAGGGCGGTGCCTGCGGATCAGGCAGGACGACGTGTTCACCGGTCCAGACGGATTCGAGCCCGTGCTCTTCGGCCGCCTGCGCGATCCGCAGCGCCGCATGGGGGTCGGCACAGGGCCCGATGTTGATGCCAAACAATCCGAATTTCATGCCACACCTCGTGATCTCGCTCGCTTTCATACCCCTGATTGGCTCACATGGCCATCACCCCAGGCTTTGGCCCGAGCTGATGGGCAGGCACCTTCGACGGCGCCGGAGCCGCATTGCCTCAGCCAAATAACTGTGTGATATCCAATAGACCCGTTGAACTCTTGCGCCGATGCATGGCAGTCGATCAAAGGAGGACGCATGAAGCTCTATCATTGCCCCCAGACGCGTTCGATACGGATTTACTGGCTGCTCGAGGAACTCGGAGTTCCGTATGAACTCGTACGCCTCGACTTCACCCCAGCCAGCCTGAAGGATCCCGAGTACCTGAAAGTCAATCCGCTAGGGAAGATCCCGTCGATTCAGGATGGCGATCTGACCATGTTCGAGTCCGGAGCGATCCTCGAATACATCCTCGAGAAATACGGCAAGGGCCGACTGGCGCCGGCTCCTGGCGCGCCGGCGCGCGGCCCCTTCTTGCAGTGGGTCCATTTCGCCGAAGCCACGGCCATGCCGCCGCTGGCGGATATTGCGCAGCACTCGCTTTTCAAGCCCGAGTCCGAACGCCTCCCGGCAGTTGTGG harbors:
- a CDS encoding LLM class F420-dependent oxidoreductase, whose translation is MKFGLFGINIGPCADPHAALRIAQAAEEHGLESVWTGEHVVLPDPQAPPSPVPPETPFLDPAVALAIIATATKTIRLGTGIIILPQRNPLVLAKELASVDVASRGRLIFGIGIGYLKPEFDALGIPFTSKGARTIEYLQAILAMWTQERPSYHGRFVDFAGIQAFPRPVQHPHPPVVIGGASPDAFRRAVAHGNGWYGFALGLDATARCVEGLRAAQREFGRPTELGDLEISVTPAAKIEPDTVKRFADLGVHRLIFLRPAQTEAEVLEAVRQIAALR
- a CDS encoding glutathione S-transferase family protein translates to MKLYHCPQTRSIRIYWLLEELGVPYELVRLDFTPASLKDPEYLKVNPLGKIPSIQDGDLTMFESGAILEYILEKYGKGRLAPAPGAPARGPFLQWVHFAEATAMPPLADIAQHSLFKPESERLPAVVADARKRLAAVLDVLEQALAGKQYLLGAEFSAADIMMGYSLLLTKWFGLLSDTYPNVVAYLQRLEQRPTLQKVLA